CATATCGGCCTTACTCCTCAAACTGCTTCCATGCTTGGAGGATTCAAGGTCCAGGGAAAGAATCTCGATGCTGCAAAAAAGCTTATCGACGACGCCAAGGCCATTGAACAGGCAGGTGCTTTCTCAATAGTGGTTGAATGCGTTCCCGAGGAACTTGCCCGTGCTATTTCTCAAGCTGTCTCGATTCCAATAATAGGTATCGGAGCAGGCAGGTACTGTGACGGCCAGGTACTTGTATTCCACGACATGCTCGGGCTTTTTGACAAGTTCCTTCCCAAGTTCGTCAAGCAGTATGCCCAAATCGGGTCTGAAATCATCCAGGCTCTCGCCGATTACAAAAAAGAAGTGAAGGACGGGGCATTCCCCGAAGAGAAGCATACATTCGGCGGACTGAATGCCGAGGACCTGAAAGGCCTGTACTAGAGGTCCGGAAAGGACTGCCATGAAAATTGTCATACTCGGCTCCGGAGCTATGGGGTCTCTCTACGGGGGAAAGCTTGCAGAGGCCGGATTCGATGTAATCCTCACAGATGTCTGGAAAGAACATATCGATACTATCAATACTTCAGGGCTCTCAATAGAAGGTCTTGGAGGCGACAGGGTCATTCGCTCCGTTAAAGGGGTAACACACCCTAAAGATGCCGGGAAAGCCGACCTTGTCATTGTCTTCGTAAAGGCGACAGCTACAGAAGAGGCAATGAAAGGAGC
Above is a window of Aminivibrio sp. DNA encoding:
- the panB gene encoding 3-methyl-2-oxobutanoate hydroxymethyltransferase is translated as MGKVTIQQLKEMKKKGEKISMVTAYDYSQAVLVEKAGIEVILVGDSLSMTMLGFPGTVNLTTDEMIHHIRPVVKGAPTPMIVGDMVFGSYNESLSQAIGSANRLMKEGGCDALKLEGGCPDIIEAIVKAGIPVQGHIGLTPQTASMLGGFKVQGKNLDAAKKLIDDAKAIEQAGAFSIVVECVPEELARAISQAVSIPIIGIGAGRYCDGQVLVFHDMLGLFDKFLPKFVKQYAQIGSEIIQALADYKKEVKDGAFPEEKHTFGGLNAEDLKGLY